In Euphorbia lathyris chromosome 9, ddEupLath1.1, whole genome shotgun sequence, the following are encoded in one genomic region:
- the LOC136206623 gene encoding eukaryotic translation initiation factor NCBP, whose translation MEINVKKETELNNNNNSNTLSVLDAISSDIIDKEAEDRQARDLKAGLHPLKHKYVFWYTRRTPGVRTQTSYEDNIKKIVDFSTVEGFWISYCHLVRPSSLPSPTDLHLFKEGIRPLWEDSANSSGGKWIIRFKKVVSGRFWEDLVLALVGDQLEYGDNICGAVLSVRFNEDIVSVWNRNASDHQAVMALRDSIKRHLKLPHGYVMEYKPHDASLRDNSSYRNTWLRG comes from the exons ATGGAGATCAATGTGAAGAAGGAAACAGAACTCAACAATAATAACAACAGTAATACTCTATCAGTTCTGGACGCAATCTCATCTGATATTATCGATAAAGAAGCCGAAGACCGCCAAGCACGCGACCTCAAAGCTGGCTTGCATCCCCTCAAG CACAAATATGTATTTTGGTATACTCGCCGAACACCAGGAGTTCGAACACAAACATCATATGAGGACAATATAAAGAAAATTGTGGATTTCAGTACG gTTGAAGGCTTCTGGATCAGCTATTGCCACTTGGTTCGACCTTCTTCTTTGCCCAGTCCCACCGACCTACATCTATTCAAGGAGGGAATTCGCCCACTTTGGGAG GATTCTGCTAATTCCAGTGGTGGCAAGTGGATAATAAGATTCAAAAAGGTTGTCTCTGGTCGCTTTTGGGAGGATCTG GTGCTTGCTTTAGTGGGTGATCAGCTTGAATATGGTGATAACATCTGTGGTGCAGTACTAAGCGTTCGCTTTAACGAGGATATAGTGAGTGTTTGGAATCGGAATGCATCTGATCATCAG GCTGTGATGGCTCTTAGGGATTCAATCAAAAGGCACTTAAAGCTTCCTCACGGCTATGTTATGGAGTACAAGCCTCATGATGCTTCGTTGCGTGACAACTCATCGTATAGAAATACGTGGTTGAGAGGGTGA
- the LOC136206092 gene encoding superoxide dismutase [Cu-Zn] 2, protein MAETATSTVKAVALITGDPNIRGSIQFVQNPYGPTHVTGKITGLSPGLHGFHIHALGDTTNGCISTGPHFNPLKKDHGAPTAEERHAGDLGNIFAGSDGIAEISIRDMQIPLIGQHSILGRAVVVHADPDDLGKGGHELSKTTGNAGARVGCGIIGLQSSI, encoded by the exons ATGGCTGAAACTGCAACAAGCACTGTGAAAGCGGTGGCTCTTATCACCGGCGACCCCAATATTAGAGGCTCAATTCAATTCGTCCAAAACCCCTATG GGCCTACTCATGTGACAGGAAAGATAACCGGTCTATCTCCAGGCCTTCACGGCTTCCATATTCACGCTCTTGGTGACACCACCAATGGCTGCATTTCCACTG GACCTCATTTTAATCCACTAAAGAAGGACCATGGAGCTCCAACTGCTGAAGAACGACATGCTGGTGATTTGGGCAACATTTTTGCTGGCTCAGATG GAATTGCTGAGATTTCAATTAGAGACATGcag ATTCCTCTTATTGGTCAACATTCCATATTGGGAAGAGCTGTTGTCGTGCATGCTGACCCTGATGATCTTGGAAAAG GCGGGCATGAACTCAGTAAGACAACTGGGAATGCAGGCGCGAGAGTTGGTTGCG GTATTATTGGACTTCAATCATCTATTTAG